A genomic stretch from Brucella sp. BE17 includes:
- a CDS encoding amino acid ABC transporter permease produces MDYVFQFGAVFQRSDLIVSGLLMTIKLSVIATISGFLLGVLCAKARSEGGRVSRAIAATYVEVIRNTPFLAQLYMVAFGLPQLAMWAGFPIRPSPYILASIALSINLGAYITEIVRAGLESIPRSQIEAADSLALKPYQVFLYAKLPPALAKVFPSLNSQFVLQMLGSSVVSVIAVQELTAVAGRIQSESFRTFETYLVITVIYFALAFVLRGILSMLAAFIWPWRYSGARRPKA; encoded by the coding sequence ATGGATTACGTCTTCCAGTTTGGCGCCGTTTTCCAGAGATCCGATCTGATCGTCAGCGGCCTGCTGATGACGATTAAACTCTCTGTTATTGCCACTATTTCTGGGTTCCTGCTTGGGGTTCTTTGCGCCAAGGCTCGCTCAGAGGGTGGGCGGGTTTCACGAGCTATCGCCGCAACCTATGTCGAAGTTATCAGAAATACGCCTTTCCTGGCTCAGCTTTATATGGTCGCCTTTGGCCTGCCTCAGCTTGCCATGTGGGCCGGTTTTCCCATCCGGCCATCGCCCTACATCTTGGCCAGCATCGCGCTCAGCATCAATCTTGGAGCCTATATCACCGAGATTGTGCGTGCTGGTCTGGAATCCATTCCGCGGTCGCAGATTGAAGCGGCCGACAGTCTGGCGCTGAAACCCTATCAGGTTTTCTTGTACGCCAAGTTGCCACCGGCTCTTGCCAAGGTATTTCCGTCGCTCAACAGCCAGTTCGTGTTGCAAATGCTGGGCTCCAGCGTGGTATCCGTCATCGCGGTACAGGAACTGACCGCTGTTGCCGGTCGCATTCAGTCGGAAAGTTTCCGCACCTTCGAGACCTATCTGGTTATAACAGTTATTTATTTTGCGCTCGCATTTGTGCTGCGTGGCATCCTGTCGATGCTGGCTGCTTTCATCTGGCCATGGCGCTACAGCGGCGCACGCCGCCCTAAAGCGTGA
- a CDS encoding transporter substrate-binding domain-containing protein: protein MKFLKKTMQALIAVAAFTTVTMPAQAQSALDRILSAKKITIAVQNDVPPYSQIGADNQVEGMDIDIAKAIAKDLGVELDMVVVTGANRVPTLVTNKADLVIATVGINPQRAATIALSNPYTSYPMVMIAPKSNEMKDFEQTEGKVIGVTRGTMQDDIVTRFATKADIRRYDDDATVIQSLATNQIDATVFGTSVAADLAKRFPDLQLERKFDAFSVYAGIAMRRSDADLRQWVNTWIFFNEKSGFLGELHQKWLGIDMPALN from the coding sequence ATGAAATTTTTAAAGAAAACCATGCAAGCGCTTATCGCGGTCGCAGCCTTCACCACCGTCACGATGCCAGCCCAGGCACAATCTGCGCTCGACCGTATTCTTTCGGCGAAAAAGATCACCATTGCCGTTCAGAATGATGTGCCACCTTACAGCCAGATCGGTGCCGACAACCAGGTTGAAGGAATGGATATCGACATCGCAAAGGCTATTGCCAAGGATCTTGGTGTGGAATTGGATATGGTTGTGGTAACCGGCGCAAACCGCGTACCGACGCTTGTCACCAACAAGGCGGATCTGGTTATCGCCACTGTCGGCATCAACCCGCAACGTGCCGCCACCATTGCACTTTCCAATCCTTACACATCGTATCCGATGGTGATGATTGCCCCAAAATCCAATGAAATGAAGGATTTTGAGCAAACTGAAGGCAAGGTCATAGGTGTTACACGCGGCACCATGCAAGACGATATCGTTACCCGTTTTGCCACCAAGGCAGATATACGCCGTTATGATGATGACGCAACTGTCATCCAGTCGCTTGCCACCAACCAGATTGATGCCACCGTGTTCGGCACAAGCGTCGCGGCTGACCTTGCCAAGCGTTTTCCGGACTTGCAGCTTGAACGCAAGTTTGATGCGTTCTCAGTTTATGCTGGCATTGCCATGCGCCGTTCCGATGCGGATCTGCGGCAGTGGGTCAATACATGGATCTTCTTTAATGAGAAGAGCGGCTTTCTTGGAGAGCTCCATCAAAAGTGGCTAGGTATCGATATGCCGGCCCTGAACTGA
- a CDS encoding amidase family protein, producing MSTTDFSTYAEIGYMSAIELTSAYESSALSATEVTKAILDRIEAINPHLNAFSVITADQALAEAAKADQERARGVSKPLLGIPVTIKDAYDLAGFKTEQGSNWYAETTDVATEDNVVVKRLRDAGAVVLGKTTTSEMAWSGLSYSPRLGITHNPWAKGMNAGASSAGAAVAASAGFGPLHLGSDGGGSIRMPAHFCSIFGLKPTYGRVPHVPVSNNDYGTHIGPMSRTTAESAMMLRVMSGPHYLDHTSSEAMPPDYLANLQTSMKGKKIAFSIDLGFARVDPDVEKAIRAAAEAFKALGATVEEVTPSWGPKGEDLARFFWTAKDARRLHILPEWESRMGADYVACMRAGAHYTSSEWLNRRQEKYDYLADMQSFLENWDFFLTPACSVTAFPPTQMRPDHWPQHDWDWMAWAEFMYPFNFSGNPASVVPCGFDSAGLPIGLQIVGKRFDDLGVLQVSQAFEEAVPVHRQRPDFASFQ from the coding sequence GTGAGTACTACAGATTTTTCGACATATGCTGAAATCGGTTACATGTCGGCCATTGAGCTGACGTCAGCATATGAAAGCTCAGCCTTGTCGGCGACTGAAGTCACTAAGGCCATTCTTGATCGTATCGAGGCGATCAACCCGCATCTCAATGCCTTTTCGGTGATCACGGCAGATCAAGCGCTTGCCGAAGCCGCCAAGGCGGATCAAGAGCGTGCGCGCGGTGTCTCCAAGCCATTGCTCGGCATTCCGGTTACAATCAAGGATGCCTATGATCTCGCAGGCTTCAAGACGGAGCAGGGATCGAACTGGTATGCTGAAACAACTGACGTCGCCACCGAAGATAACGTTGTCGTCAAGCGTTTGCGGGATGCTGGTGCGGTGGTTCTGGGTAAAACAACGACTTCTGAAATGGCTTGGTCCGGCCTCAGTTACAGCCCGCGTTTGGGCATAACCCATAATCCCTGGGCAAAAGGAATGAATGCTGGTGCATCTTCTGCGGGTGCAGCAGTTGCTGCATCCGCTGGTTTTGGTCCGCTGCATCTTGGTTCGGATGGTGGTGGATCTATTCGTATGCCAGCCCACTTCTGCTCCATTTTTGGGCTCAAGCCAACCTATGGTCGCGTGCCGCATGTGCCGGTGTCAAATAATGATTATGGCACTCATATTGGCCCCATGTCCCGCACTACGGCTGAAAGCGCCATGATGCTGCGCGTGATGTCTGGCCCGCATTATCTCGATCACACCAGTTCGGAGGCCATGCCGCCGGATTATCTGGCCAATCTGCAGACCTCGATGAAGGGCAAGAAGATTGCCTTCAGCATCGACCTTGGTTTTGCTCGTGTTGATCCCGACGTCGAAAAGGCAATTCGTGCAGCGGCAGAAGCCTTCAAAGCGCTGGGTGCAACGGTTGAAGAAGTCACGCCGTCATGGGGTCCGAAGGGCGAAGATCTCGCCCGGTTCTTTTGGACAGCCAAGGACGCACGTCGTCTTCACATCCTGCCGGAATGGGAAAGTCGCATGGGTGCCGATTACGTGGCTTGCATGCGGGCTGGTGCCCACTACACATCCTCGGAATGGCTAAACCGCCGTCAAGAGAAGTATGACTACCTCGCCGACATGCAGAGCTTCCTTGAGAATTGGGATTTCTTCCTGACGCCTGCGTGCTCAGTTACCGCCTTTCCGCCCACTCAGATGCGTCCCGACCACTGGCCGCAGCATGACTGGGACTGGATGGCTTGGGCAGAGTTCATGTATCCGTTCAATTTCTCCGGAAATCCGGCCTCGGTCGTACCTTGCGGGTTTGATAGCGCCGGCCTACCGATTGGTCTGCAGATCGTTGGCAAGCGGTTTGACGATCTCGGCGTTTTGCAGGTCTCCCAAGCCTTTGAAGAAGCTGTGCCTGTTCACCGGCAAAGGCCCGATTTTGCAAGTTTCCAGTAG
- a CDS encoding amino acid ABC transporter ATP-binding protein has translation MPVVKVKGLKKAYGDVVVLHEINLEVAAGEVLVLLGRSGSGKSTLLRCLNGLEKIEAGSIEVASHIMNYEPASLRALRRDVGIVFQQYNLFPHMTVGQNIMLAPKLVKNISKSEAEQKAKAVLAKVGLLDKFDAYPDRLSGGQQQRVAIARSLAMEPKLMLFDEVTSALDPELTGEVLGVMEDLARSGMAMVVVTHEMSFAQKVADRVIFMHGGNILENGPPEEIFKRQSTPEFRSFLAA, from the coding sequence ATGCCGGTCGTTAAGGTCAAAGGGCTGAAAAAAGCTTACGGGGATGTTGTTGTCCTTCATGAAATCAACTTGGAAGTGGCGGCAGGTGAGGTGCTTGTTTTGCTGGGCCGCAGTGGATCGGGTAAGTCCACCTTGCTGCGCTGCCTGAATGGTCTGGAAAAAATCGAGGCTGGCAGCATCGAGGTTGCATCCCACATCATGAATTACGAGCCGGCGTCACTGCGGGCACTGAGACGGGACGTGGGTATTGTATTCCAGCAATATAACCTGTTTCCCCATATGACCGTGGGTCAGAACATCATGCTGGCACCCAAGCTGGTGAAGAATATTTCAAAGTCTGAGGCAGAGCAAAAGGCGAAGGCGGTTCTGGCCAAGGTCGGGCTGCTCGATAAATTCGATGCCTATCCGGATCGTCTGTCTGGCGGCCAGCAGCAGCGAGTCGCTATTGCCCGCTCTCTGGCCATGGAACCGAAGCTGATGTTGTTTGATGAGGTTACCTCGGCACTTGACCCGGAACTAACAGGTGAAGTGCTGGGTGTGATGGAAGATCTGGCCCGCTCCGGCATGGCCATGGTGGTCGTCACCCATGAAATGAGCTTTGCCCAGAAGGTCGCAGATCGCGTCATCTTTATGCATGGTGGCAATATTCTGGAAAACGGACCGCCGGAGGAAATCTTCAAACGCCAGTCAACGCCGGAATTCCGCTCGTTCCTAGCCGCCTGA
- a CDS encoding FadR/GntR family transcriptional regulator, whose amino-acid sequence MALSNTPETMNGNETSKEAPPQRAYEGVANDIAAMIQAKYEIGDKLPAERDFATRFSVSRPTVREALLRLSLAGMVEVRKNSGVYVTSRQEMANITEAGTGPFENLDARIAVEPEICAIAAGKMTESTLAQLADAIAMMRWEHAQGREADVGDRRFHVTIASATGNATLVSIVDQLWKTQLDSRIWTEIHRSMHMRSFWPMWLADHQRVFEALQAKNPDAARSAMLKHIRNIKDTLLKESSPMRSGRLDE is encoded by the coding sequence ATGGCTCTGAGTAACACCCCGGAAACCATGAACGGCAACGAGACTTCCAAGGAAGCTCCTCCCCAACGGGCCTATGAGGGTGTGGCCAATGACATTGCGGCGATGATTCAGGCCAAATATGAAATAGGCGACAAATTGCCCGCCGAACGCGATTTTGCGACCCGTTTCAGTGTGTCGCGGCCAACCGTGCGTGAGGCGCTGCTGCGCCTTTCGCTGGCAGGTATGGTGGAAGTGCGCAAAAACAGCGGTGTCTACGTGACCAGCCGCCAGGAGATGGCCAATATAACCGAAGCTGGCACCGGCCCTTTTGAAAACCTTGATGCGCGCATTGCTGTCGAACCCGAGATCTGTGCGATTGCGGCGGGCAAGATGACCGAATCCACGCTGGCGCAGCTTGCTGACGCCATTGCCATGATGCGCTGGGAACATGCACAAGGCCGCGAGGCGGATGTGGGCGACCGCCGTTTTCACGTAACCATTGCGAGCGCCACCGGCAATGCCACGCTGGTGAGCATTGTTGATCAACTGTGGAAGACCCAGCTTGATTCCCGTATCTGGACCGAAATTCACCGCAGCATGCATATGCGTTCCTTCTGGCCGATGTGGCTGGCCGATCATCAGCGTGTTTTCGAGGCCTTACAGGCAAAGAACCCTGACGCGGCCCGCAGTGCGATGCTCAAACACATTCGCAACATCAAGGACACGCTTCTGAAAGAATCTTCACCGATGCGGTCTGGTCGGCTTGACGAATAG
- a CDS encoding SDR family oxidoreductase, translating into MAYTLFDLSGKTALVTGSSQGIGYGLAEGLKAAGANVILNGRDADKLARAAAKLGEGVSTLAVDVTDHFAVRDAIDRLEAEACAIDILVNNAGIQHRSPLEDFPADAFELLLKTNISSVFNVSQAVARHMITRKSGKIINIASVQTALARPGIAPYTATKGAVGNLTKGMATDWARHGLQCNAIAPGYFDTPLNAALVADHEFSIWLKKRTPAGRWGQIEELQGACIFLASDAASFVNGHVLYVDGGITASL; encoded by the coding sequence GTGGCGTATACTCTATTCGATCTTTCAGGCAAAACGGCACTTGTGACTGGCTCCAGTCAGGGCATTGGCTACGGACTAGCGGAGGGCCTGAAGGCAGCAGGCGCTAATGTCATACTCAACGGACGCGATGCAGACAAGCTCGCCCGAGCCGCAGCAAAGCTGGGTGAAGGTGTGTCGACTCTTGCGGTCGATGTGACTGACCACTTCGCTGTACGTGATGCAATTGACAGGTTAGAGGCTGAGGCGTGCGCGATCGACATTCTCGTCAACAATGCCGGCATCCAGCATCGTTCACCCTTGGAGGATTTTCCGGCCGACGCTTTTGAACTTCTGCTGAAAACTAATATCTCGTCAGTTTTCAATGTTTCTCAGGCTGTTGCAAGACACATGATCACGCGTAAGTCCGGCAAGATCATCAATATCGCAAGCGTGCAAACCGCGCTGGCGCGTCCCGGAATCGCGCCCTATACGGCAACCAAAGGCGCTGTCGGCAATCTGACCAAGGGCATGGCGACGGACTGGGCACGCCACGGCCTGCAATGCAATGCCATTGCACCGGGGTATTTTGATACGCCTCTGAACGCCGCACTGGTTGCGGACCATGAATTTTCCATATGGCTCAAAAAACGTACCCCGGCCGGACGGTGGGGGCAGATAGAAGAACTGCAAGGTGCCTGCATATTCCTCGCATCAGACGCTGCTTCCTTCGTCAACGGTCATGTGCTGTATGTCGACGGCGGCATTACGGCCTCTCTCTGA
- a CDS encoding bifunctional diguanylate cyclase/phosphodiesterase, whose protein sequence is MSEYALHDFVVFLKRVEPLAAKMSSSCAILSIDIDRFRRLSLSLGTDDVDMLFLQLVRRLKHEIRSHDILARTGRDGFVIFVNGTTSKNSVIKLCKRLLATVHEPFLLKSREVLIKLSIGVSYQDAKPLPVKELVRRADVALQFQKVSGGSNFNTFKASLDKELKRQQTIADDLATALESKDQIVVHYQPLFSRRDLTLVGHEALVRWRHPTDGWLSPAEFLPQAEATGLINQLGQHVLEAAARVARHRPGEFVAVNVSPQQCRVASFAEQAEASVRSFGCSPEQFELELTEHIMMDDEQSALTVRDLRKRGFRIVLDDFGSGYCSIAYLRRFMIDKLKIDRQFIVNIDEDEKSIKIVRGIIGLAHALDIQVTAEGIETQRQLSLMQETDCDELQGFLLGKPVPLKPEGQGIQI, encoded by the coding sequence GTGTCCGAGTATGCGCTTCATGATTTTGTTGTGTTTTTAAAGAGGGTTGAGCCTCTTGCTGCGAAAATGTCCTCTTCGTGCGCAATATTGTCCATTGATATTGATCGTTTTCGCCGGTTGAGTCTCTCGCTTGGTACAGACGATGTCGACATGCTTTTTCTTCAACTGGTTCGCCGTCTCAAGCATGAAATCCGCAGCCATGATATTTTGGCACGAACCGGTCGAGACGGATTTGTGATTTTCGTTAATGGCACGACTTCTAAAAATTCAGTCATAAAGCTGTGCAAACGGCTTCTGGCGACAGTTCATGAGCCCTTCCTGTTAAAAAGCCGGGAAGTGCTGATAAAGTTGAGCATTGGTGTATCTTATCAGGATGCAAAGCCGCTTCCGGTTAAGGAGCTGGTGCGTCGTGCTGATGTCGCCTTGCAATTTCAAAAGGTTTCTGGCGGCTCCAATTTCAATACATTCAAAGCATCACTCGATAAGGAATTAAAACGCCAGCAGACAATTGCAGACGATCTGGCAACAGCTCTGGAAAGCAAAGATCAGATTGTTGTGCATTACCAACCATTGTTCTCTCGCCGCGATCTTACCCTTGTCGGTCATGAGGCGCTTGTGCGATGGCGCCATCCGACAGATGGCTGGTTGAGTCCGGCAGAGTTCCTGCCACAGGCCGAGGCAACAGGCCTGATCAATCAGCTGGGACAGCACGTCCTTGAAGCCGCAGCCCGTGTTGCCCGTCATCGTCCTGGAGAATTCGTGGCGGTGAACGTCTCCCCGCAGCAATGTCGGGTTGCATCGTTCGCAGAACAGGCAGAGGCGAGTGTGAGATCATTTGGTTGCAGTCCTGAACAGTTTGAACTCGAACTGACCGAACACATTATGATGGATGACGAACAAAGTGCGCTTACGGTGCGAGATCTTCGTAAGCGTGGCTTCCGGATCGTCCTTGATGATTTTGGCTCAGGTTACTGCAGTATCGCTTATCTGCGTCGCTTTATGATCGACAAACTCAAAATCGACCGGCAATTCATCGTCAATATCGATGAGGATGAGAAGTCAATCAAAATTGTGCGCGGGATCATCGGCCTCGCACATGCGCTTGATATTCAGGTTACAGCAGAAGGAATTGAAACACAGCGTCAATTGTCTCTCATGCAAGAGACGGATTGTGATGAGCTACAAGGTTTTCTGCTGGGAAAACCGGTACCTTTAAAACCAGAGGGACAGGGCATCCAAATATAG
- a CDS encoding aminotransferase: MIISGSNSLRDRDIRYTLHSQTNPSQHEQSGPFIIARGDGPYVFDSDGKKYLDAMAGLWCASLGFTNDRLAQAAAKAYETLGFYHTFGGRASPAAITAAQDIAELVPIEDARVFFATSGSEAIETMVKLTWLHFKALGQEGRRKIIARDRAFHGSTIFSASLTGLPHMHREFGLPGEGIVRVACPDPYQGPVAGESEEDFCIRLATELEDAILREGPETIGAFIAEPINAGAGVIVPPESYFTKVQAILKKYGILFLADEIVCGFGRTGQWFGCDTMGIKPDMMAMAKGLSSSYFPISAVAVSQEIYQSVKSINSGSTNFGHGFTNSGHPVGAAIVTEAIALYREMEVLNRVSTLGDRLIAHLQRIAENYSIVGHVRGKGLLLGAEIVADRQTKQPFAAERQVLQKIDQRARNAGIILRPQGNTITFCPPFIIDEEQVDEIAAVFEEAVSHTENNLGY, from the coding sequence ATGATCATTTCCGGCTCCAACTCGCTCCGTGATCGCGACATTAGATACACGTTGCACTCCCAGACAAACCCGAGCCAGCACGAACAGTCAGGCCCCTTTATTATCGCCAGGGGTGATGGGCCGTACGTGTTTGACAGTGACGGAAAAAAGTATCTGGATGCCATGGCCGGCTTGTGGTGCGCCTCTCTCGGGTTTACCAACGACCGTTTGGCCCAAGCCGCGGCAAAGGCTTATGAAACGCTTGGTTTTTACCACACCTTCGGCGGCCGGGCTTCTCCCGCTGCCATTACCGCTGCCCAAGACATTGCCGAGCTGGTGCCCATTGAGGATGCGCGGGTTTTTTTTGCCACGTCCGGTTCCGAAGCCATTGAAACCATGGTCAAGCTAACATGGCTGCATTTCAAGGCGTTAGGACAGGAGGGGCGCCGCAAGATCATCGCCCGCGACCGGGCTTTTCACGGCTCCACAATCTTCTCCGCCTCGCTCACCGGTCTACCGCACATGCATCGCGAATTTGGCTTGCCGGGCGAGGGTATTGTGCGAGTGGCTTGCCCGGATCCGTATCAGGGCCCGGTGGCAGGAGAGAGCGAAGAAGACTTCTGCATACGTCTGGCAACGGAACTGGAAGACGCGATTTTACGCGAAGGACCGGAAACTATTGGTGCGTTCATTGCCGAACCGATCAACGCCGGTGCTGGTGTGATTGTTCCACCGGAAAGTTACTTCACCAAGGTTCAGGCCATTTTGAAAAAGTACGGTATCCTGTTTCTGGCAGATGAGATCGTTTGCGGTTTCGGTCGCACCGGCCAGTGGTTTGGCTGCGATACCATGGGAATCAAGCCGGATATGATGGCTATGGCCAAGGGCCTGTCGTCGTCTTACTTTCCGATCTCGGCGGTTGCCGTGTCTCAGGAGATCTACCAGTCCGTCAAAAGTATTAATAGCGGCAGCACCAATTTCGGCCATGGCTTTACTAATTCCGGACATCCGGTCGGTGCGGCCATCGTTACCGAGGCCATTGCTCTTTACCGGGAAATGGAGGTTTTGAACCGCGTTTCAACGCTTGGGGACAGGTTGATTGCCCATCTGCAGCGCATTGCAGAAAATTACTCAATCGTTGGCCATGTGCGTGGTAAGGGATTGTTGTTGGGCGCGGAAATAGTCGCCGACAGACAGACGAAACAGCCTTTTGCGGCTGAACGGCAGGTTCTGCAAAAGATTGACCAGCGTGCCCGAAATGCCGGTATCATTCTTCGCCCACAGGGTAATACCATTACATTCTGCCCGCCCTTCATCATCGATGAGGAGCAGGTGGATGAGATTGCCGCGGTGTTTGAAGAGGCTGTCTCCCACACTGAAAATAATCTGGGATATTAA
- a CDS encoding amino acid ABC transporter permease — translation MRYFGSNDVFFLIQAAQWTLYLSLLTFALGGIVGFAVALSRVSSSPILRTISGAYVQLFQNTPLLMQLFLIYYGLSLIGFSLSPLVAAAIALTFFASAFLGEIWRGAIESVPRTQFEAAEALALTPWQLYQHVVLPQAIRIATPPTVGFFVQIVKNTSLTSIVGMMELMRAAAMMSNATMAPMKVFSVVCVIYFVICFPLSLLSRKLEVRLNAGR, via the coding sequence ATGCGTTATTTCGGATCCAATGATGTTTTCTTTCTCATCCAGGCAGCCCAGTGGACATTGTATCTGTCACTGTTGACTTTTGCGTTGGGCGGTATCGTAGGCTTTGCCGTTGCGTTGTCGCGGGTTTCTTCGTCGCCAATCTTACGCACTATAAGCGGCGCGTATGTGCAACTGTTTCAGAACACACCGTTGCTGATGCAGCTTTTCCTGATTTATTACGGTTTGAGCCTCATCGGGTTTTCACTTTCGCCGCTCGTGGCAGCCGCTATTGCTCTGACGTTTTTTGCCTCGGCCTTTCTGGGAGAAATATGGCGGGGCGCAATTGAATCCGTGCCACGAACCCAGTTCGAGGCGGCTGAAGCCCTGGCGCTCACTCCGTGGCAGCTTTACCAGCATGTCGTCCTGCCGCAGGCAATCCGCATCGCCACGCCGCCAACCGTCGGTTTCTTCGTACAGATCGTCAAAAACACGTCGTTGACCAGTATTGTTGGAATGATGGAACTGATGCGCGCGGCCGCCATGATGAGCAATGCCACCATGGCCCCCATGAAAGTTTTTTCGGTAGTCTGTGTCATCTATTTTGTCATTTGTTTCCCGCTGTCGCTGCTCAGTCGCAAACTGGAGGTACGTTTGAATGCCGGTCGTTAA
- a CDS encoding sensor domain-containing diguanylate cyclase — MKEFLERAARATGFTAQQFHIILDALPVPLSWASLSDGKISFTNRAFTTTFGYEEKSFETVDDWIDKTYRRERDRERARTYWQDLWQMHEHGISEIAPFEIEVLCRNGAIKTVEHCGVLLHEMGLGIAIFNDVSDRRIAEQALRQSAFEDIMTKLANRRMLQERWDQLAQSEAAQGTMTGILLIDLDGFKAVNDRWGHEAGDQTLITVATRLRDSVRAGDLVCRMGGDEFAVLLPDIRTPETAEQVCSRIAAALSLPINLGTNSVSIGASIGASLLPQDGTDLKTLLRCADQALYRRKALNKGGWEWFVKPEAA; from the coding sequence ATGAAGGAATTTCTAGAACGGGCTGCAAGAGCGACGGGCTTCACCGCACAGCAGTTCCATATAATTCTTGATGCATTGCCGGTTCCCCTTTCTTGGGCCTCCTTGTCCGATGGAAAGATCAGCTTCACGAACCGTGCCTTCACCACAACATTCGGCTATGAAGAAAAAAGTTTTGAGACTGTTGATGACTGGATTGACAAGACCTACCGGCGTGAACGCGACCGAGAAAGAGCCAGAACCTACTGGCAGGATCTCTGGCAAATGCACGAGCACGGCATTTCAGAAATTGCCCCCTTTGAAATTGAAGTTTTGTGCCGCAACGGTGCAATAAAGACCGTTGAGCACTGTGGTGTTCTTCTTCATGAAATGGGGCTTGGTATCGCTATCTTTAACGATGTTTCTGATCGCAGGATTGCCGAGCAGGCTTTACGGCAATCGGCATTTGAAGACATAATGACAAAACTTGCCAATCGCCGCATGTTACAGGAGCGCTGGGATCAGCTGGCCCAATCGGAAGCTGCGCAAGGGACAATGACCGGAATTCTGCTGATCGATCTTGATGGCTTTAAAGCTGTCAATGATCGTTGGGGACATGAGGCGGGAGATCAAACACTCATAACGGTTGCGACCCGGTTGCGCGACAGTGTGCGCGCCGGTGATCTGGTTTGCCGGATGGGCGGAGACGAATTCGCGGTTCTTCTACCAGATATCCGCACGCCAGAGACAGCGGAACAGGTCTGCTCGCGCATCGCCGCCGCCCTGTCCTTGCCGATAAATCTCGGCACCAATTCTGTCAGCATAGGTGCCAGTATAGGTGCCAGCCTTCTGCCACAGGACGGAACAGATTTAAAAACTCTCTTGCGGTGTGCTGACCAGGCGCTATATCGTAGAAAAGCGCTCAACAAGGGTGGATGGGAATGGTTTGTTAAGCCTGAGGCAGCCTGA